Proteins encoded within one genomic window of Saccharopolyspora pogona:
- a CDS encoding DUF1656 domain-containing protein, giving the protein MNRVVRGSDGREWTIKASLEWSNPIAADEFEHDVNGGSAPAILMGALFLFLVVMFVVWTPAEVYVPSWLILLLIAGVLFFPVRWVLRRPWTVTAATPGDHDENPPETWVGVVRGFFDVRQEISLVARHIELYAEPDMNGGLQPVE; this is encoded by the coding sequence ATGAACCGGGTGGTGCGGGGTTCCGACGGCCGGGAGTGGACGATCAAGGCGAGCCTTGAGTGGTCCAACCCGATCGCGGCGGACGAGTTCGAGCACGACGTCAACGGGGGTTCGGCGCCCGCGATCCTGATGGGCGCGCTGTTCCTGTTCCTGGTCGTGATGTTCGTGGTTTGGACGCCGGCCGAGGTGTACGTGCCGAGCTGGCTGATTCTGCTGCTGATCGCGGGCGTGCTGTTCTTCCCGGTCCGCTGGGTGCTGCGGCGCCCGTGGACGGTCACCGCGGCCACCCCGGGCGACCACGACGAGAACCCGCCGGAGACCTGGGTGGGCGTGGTGCGCGGTTTCTTCGACGTGCGCCAGGAGATCTCCTTGGTGGCCCGGCACATCGAGCTGTACGCGGAGCCGGACATGAACGGCGGCCTGCAGCCGGTGGAGTAG
- a CDS encoding Fpg/Nei family DNA glycosylase — MPELPEVEALAQHLRDNAVGRTVGRIDVASMSVLKTASPPWTELHGRAVTGAVRHGKYLDLDCDGLHLVCHLARAGWLRWSDDLSPVPPKPGKGPIALRVHLGGAGFDLTEAGTQKKLAAWVVASAAEVPGIAKLGPDALGLDAAGLAEVLAGRTERIKTLLTDQSVLAGIGNAYSDEILHAAKLSPFAMAGKLDAATVERLHSSVQEILRDAVQRSLKQDAARLKAEKRSGMRVHGRAGLPCPVCGDTVREVSFADRSMQYCPTCQTGGKPLADRRLSRLLK, encoded by the coding sequence ATGCCGGAACTTCCAGAGGTGGAGGCGTTGGCCCAGCACCTCCGCGACAACGCCGTGGGCCGCACCGTGGGGCGCATCGATGTGGCGTCGATGAGCGTGTTGAAGACCGCCAGCCCGCCGTGGACGGAGCTGCACGGTCGTGCCGTCACCGGTGCGGTGCGGCACGGCAAATACCTCGACCTCGATTGCGACGGGCTGCACCTGGTGTGCCACCTGGCGCGGGCCGGTTGGTTGCGCTGGTCGGACGACCTGTCGCCGGTGCCGCCGAAGCCCGGCAAGGGGCCGATCGCGCTGCGGGTGCACCTGGGCGGTGCGGGTTTCGACCTGACCGAGGCCGGCACGCAGAAGAAGCTGGCGGCCTGGGTCGTCGCTTCGGCCGCGGAGGTGCCGGGGATCGCGAAGCTGGGGCCGGATGCGCTGGGCCTGGACGCGGCCGGGTTGGCCGAGGTCCTGGCGGGGCGCACCGAGCGGATCAAGACGCTGCTCACCGACCAGTCCGTGCTGGCCGGGATCGGCAACGCCTACTCGGACGAGATCCTGCACGCCGCGAAGCTGTCGCCGTTCGCGATGGCGGGCAAGCTCGACGCCGCCACGGTCGAACGGCTGCACAGCAGCGTGCAGGAGATCTTGCGGGATGCGGTGCAGCGTTCGCTGAAGCAGGACGCGGCGCGGCTGAAGGCCGAGAAGCGGTCGGGGATGCGGGTGCACGGCCGCGCGGGGTTGCCGTGCCCGGTGTGCGGCGACACGGTCCGGGAGGTGTCCTTCGCGGACCGGTCGATGCAGTACTGCCCGACCTGCCAGACTGGCGGCAAGCCGTTGGCGGAC